The Geobacter metallireducens GS-15 region GCAGGGGCTCCGTGCCGAACTGGCACCCGGGGCAATCCGGGTGATCGGCGTCTATCCCGGCCCGGTGGACACGAAGATGACGGCGGGGCAGGAGATGCCCAAAGCGACAACGGAGCAGGTTGCCGCCGCCATTCTGGCAGGGGTGGAGAAGGGGGACGAGTACATCTTCCCCGATCCCATGTCGCAGCATGTCCATGCCATGCTTGAAAAGGACCCCCGTCAGGTGGAGAGGGATTTCGGGGCCATGGCCGGCTGATAATCCTGGACTATCCTCCTGAACGCATGAAAGCCGCAGTTTCGGTGAACTGCGGCTTTCATGCGTTCAAGGTTTCAGGCTACCGGGGTTAAAACGGAATATCGTCATCCGGGTTGAAGGCAGGTTCGTCGTAGGCCGGGCCGCCGCCGAAGCCGCCTTCCTGGCCGCCGCGTCCGCCGGAGCGCCCGCCGCCCCCTTCGCCCTTGCCGCCGAGCATCTGCATCCGCTCCCCCACCACCTCGGTGGACCAGCGGTCGCGGCCTTCCTTGTCCTGCCACTTGCGGGTCTGGAGCCGCCCCTCGATGAAGACGGTCCGCCCCTTTGCCAGGTACTCGCCGGCGATCTCCGCCTGGCGCCCCCAGAGGACCACGTTGTGCCACTCGGTCTTCTCCTCGAACTCGCCGTTCCTGTTCTTGAACTTCTCGCTGGTGGCGAGGGAGAAGCTGGCCACCGCCGTACCGCCCGGGGTGTAGCGGACTTCGGGGTCCTTGCCGAGATTGCCGATGAGCATTACCTTGTTGAGACTTGCCATGGGAGCCCTCCTTCGGGGCGTTGATGTATGCCGAAAACCGCTGCAGTGTATAGGAATTGGGGGGATTCTGGCAAGCTATATTTGGTTTGACGAAGGATGGAAAAAGTCGTAAGGTTAACCGGATTTACACCCGGAGTCGTGAATGCTTAACGGTTTGATTTATCTGCTCTTTTTTGTGCCGCTCACCGCCTTTTTCAGCGTGCTTGCCATGCTCGGCGGACTCGTCGATTCCCGGGGGGGATTGGCCCACCGGTGCGCCCTTGCCTGGAGCCGCGCCGGCCTCATACTGGCCGGGGTCCGTCTGAGGGTGAGCGGCGCGGAGCAGGTGCCGGCAGGGGAACCGGTGATTTTCATGGGGAACCACCAGGGGAACTTCGATATCCTCGTCC contains the following coding sequences:
- a CDS encoding single-stranded DNA-binding protein, which gives rise to MASLNKVMLIGNLGKDPEVRYTPGGTAVASFSLATSEKFKNRNGEFEEKTEWHNVVLWGRQAEIAGEYLAKGRTVFIEGRLQTRKWQDKEGRDRWSTEVVGERMQMLGGKGEGGGGRSGGRGGQEGGFGGGPAYDEPAFNPDDDIPF